A genome region from Calliopsis andreniformis isolate RMS-2024a chromosome 2, iyCalAndr_principal, whole genome shotgun sequence includes the following:
- the LOC143184672 gene encoding uncharacterized protein LOC143184672 isoform X2: MSDENGHTSEETEAEMNAGNQTNEQSKSDTSMLNNGTEQPMLEDEEMPTYISVSSPSRRDDSDMNVLKHQERIPMEEDHSRSPYPSDDQGGGSVYVLSSGEESTHPYNEEDEEEYADSEDMDEMDLENEHENIMLEDEEEDDEEDEEDVNPLRLPNDDDEDVETDINVFRQNCCLQNAVVYPMTEKKQSVQLKYQHVESKVKQYIKDIKEQNRKSMEKRSRDQDYVTSKNHTENENHDTDQLKSVVTNKTIKDYAKQAIKDLQREENDDDVNSMDGSTQVVENGETNKPDVKITENEFKHLRRDSEMNSYTDSQNEKHAQNYDDRLEKRNGSVTVNIHHIKYQNALDSGTRHNNIDQSLLVNGHQQTPTLLNLRTLSYEEYMHGTCKTEQVEELADQKHSNLEKGKSETCNEVEMMNTPEIENSNTSCSLKIESVKSIRIAQEESENVNFVRINAENLEVMQLKNQLNQKDAQFNTLRNAYQKTLAENIKMKQELDALKKSLAKYENENKTRDTKAASVQTETTEPTSNQKSTTSSGEINNKISTSSVASTISSIDHWTDSAASPAISVKPPDVTSILNSDDSIVLTDGTPRRVAHPLSRAFITSSRILQTLSSITQGKTKAESPLVKDSKKRLNETSTDQLLNLEYNSPIQASSSKKRKATDMLGASTFAQPFKIPHTIAELEKKNHSGIIEADFNFSGEHISLNLEQPQNASIKSVDGSTSVEVKTDETKEQDDSVKCFIYREDENSKNRSFLIQAEESSKDKSDNEKNRIQECGPYLLGNLEVRMSEINGTISVWGKEISEEPTSDNEDDMEVSIESTEKRTCHCWQKTPQTRFNGSSLVCSTNKKQKIPLRLNRSNVSQCYHSSSLHAIKSPLLLNDINDKNTLSTNTCVPSCENCSSVKHNKDWSICKNQSSKSQEKLHSCCIHHTESIDKEYNCSSHHEQQKCDYSPNLIRDKLHSKGIRRSSGRNSLISDSNKHLHESITNAATEINELNCKYNTCRRSLPNMANSSSHSTKCCNNARDIFYTCKSSLDNIHNHNNSDRQTCRHSPLHDGEDDPLIPLKRSDETPETRQRRLSGKKVRGILMDLLRGCGDCRSNTSGVSKSDIHLKETPRPPQIKISRCPSPEPTSSNSTQCNNKCCHAYARRIESQLEEFRMEMERVRSRSDAILDMLNMLHSVDMN, encoded by the exons ATGTCGGACGAAAATGGACACACGTCGGAGGAAACCGAAGCAGAAATGAATGCGGGAAATCAAACGAATGAACAATCGAAAAGTGATACAAgcatgttaaacaatggaacagaaCAACCTATGTTGGAGGACGAAGAAATGCCGACCTATATCAGTGTCTCAAGCCCTTCAAGGCGCGATGATTCAGACATGAATGTTTTAAAACATCAAGAAAGGATACCTATGGAGGAAGATCACAGTAGAAGTCCTTATCCTAGTGATGATCAAGGGGGAGGTAGTGTATATGTATTATCTTCAGGGGAGGAAAGTACACATCCTTACAATGAGGAAGATGAAGAAGAATACGCAGATAGCGAAG ATATGGATGAAATGGACCTTGAAAATGAACATGAAAATATAATGTTGGAAGATGAGGAAGAGGATGATGAAGAGGATGAGGAGGATGTAAATCCTTTAAGATTGCCTAATGATGACGACGAGGATGTTGAAACTGA TATAAATGTTTTTAGACAGAACTGTTGTCTACAAAATGCTGTAGTGTATCCTATGACAGAAAAAAAACAATCTGTGCAGCTTAAGTATCAACATGTGGAAAGTAAAGTAAaacaatacattaaagatataaAAGAACAGAATAGGAAATCCATGGAAAAACGTAGCAGAGATCAGGATTATGTAACAAGCAAAAATCACACAGAAAATGAAa aCCATGATACTGACCAGTTAAAATCAGTGGTAACTAACAAAACTATTAAGGATTATGCAAAACAAGCTATTAAGGACTTGCAGCGTGAAGAAAATGATGATGATGTTAATTCAATGGATGGTTCAACACAGGTTGTAGAAAATGGTGAAACTAACAAACCTGATGTTAAAATAACAGAAAATGAGTTCAAACATCTTCGAAGGGACAGTGAAATGAATTCATACACTGATAGTCAGAATGAGAAACATGCGCAAAATTATGATGATAGATTAGAAAAACGAAACGGTTCTGTAACTGTTAATATACACCATATTAAATATCAAAATGCTTTGGACAGCGGTACAAGACATAATAACATAGATCAATCTTTGCTAGTTAACGGTCATCAGCAGACACCAACTCTCTTGAATCTACGTACGTTAAGTTACGAGGAATATATGCATGGGACATGCAAAACTGAACAAGTGGAAGAATTAGCTGATCAGAAACACAGTAATCTAGAAAAAGGTAAATCTGAAACATGTAATGAGGTTGAAATGATGAATACACCAGAAATTGAGAATAGTAATACAAGCTGCTCACTAAAAATTGAAAGTGTTAAAAGTATTCGAATAGCACAGGAAGAATCAGAGAATGTTAACTTTGTAAGAATAAATGCAGAAAATCTTGAAGTGATGCAGCTTAAAAATCAACTTAATCAAAAAGATGCTCAGTTTAATACTTTACGAAATGCCTATCAAAAAACATTGGCGGAaaacataaaaatgaaacaagaaTTGGATGCTTTAAAAAAATCTTTAGCAaaatatgaaaatgaaaataaaacgcGCGATACGAAAGCTGCCTCTGTACAAACTGAAACTACAGAACCTACATCCAATCAAAAATCAACTACAAGCTCAGGAgagataaataataaaatatctacTAGTAGTGTTGCATCAACAATAAGTTCTATTGATCATTGGACAGATAGTGCTGCTAGCCCAGCTATATCTGTGAAACCACCAGATgtgacgtcaattctcaattctgatgaTAGCATAGTACTCACGGATGGCACTCCAAGAAGGGTTGCACATCCATTATCTCGAGCATTTATTACCTCGTCTCGAATCTTGCAAACACTTTCCAGCATAACACAAGGTAAAACAAAAGCAGAAAGTCCATTAGTAAAAGATTCGAAAAAACGATTAAACGAAACTTCAACCGACCAATTACTAAATTTAGAATACAATTCTCCGATTCAAGCTTCGAGTTCCAAAAAACGAAAAGCAACAGACATGCTTGGTGCTTCTACTTTTGCGCAACCTTTTAAAATACCTCATACAATTGCAGAATTGGAAAAGAAAAATCACAGTGGCATAATAGAGGCAGACTTTAACTTTTCGGGAGAACATATAAGTTTAAATCTAGAACAACCGCAAAATGCTTCTATTAAAAGTGTCGATGGTTCTACATCTGTGGAAGTTAAAACAGATGAAACTAAGGAACAAGATGATAGTGTAAAATGCTTCATATACAGGGAAGATGAAAATAGCAAAAACAGAAGCTTCCTAATCCAAGCAGAAGAATCATCAAAGGATAAATCAGATAATGAGAAGAATCGTATACAAGAATGTGGTCCATATTTACTAGGTAATCTTGAAGTTAGAATGTCTGAAATAAATGGCACCATTAGCGTTTGGGGAAAAGAAATAAGTGAAGAACCTACCAGTGATAACGAAGATGATATGGAAGTATCTATAGAATCGACTGAAAAAAGAACGTGTCATTGCTGGCAAAAGACACCACAAACTAGATTTAATGGTAGCTCACTTGTGTGTTCaactaataaaaaacaaaagatTCCATTAAGACTAAATAGGTCTAATGTTTCTCAATGTTATCATTCTTCATCATTACACGCAATAAAATCACCTTTGTTATTGAACGATATAAATGATAAAAATACTTTGAGTACTAATACTTGTGTTCCTTCTTGTGAAAATTGCAGTTCGGTAAAACATAATAAAGACTGGTCGATATgtaaaaatcaatcttcaaaatcCCAAGAAAAATTACATTCCTGTTGCATACACCACACAGAATCCATAGATAAAGAGTATAACTGTAGCTCACATCATGAACAACAAAAATGTGATTATAGTCCTAATCTTATTAGAGATAAGCTTCACAGTAAAGGAATTCGAAGGAGTTCGGGGAGAAACTCATTAATATCTGATTCAAATAAACATTTACATGAAAGTATTACGAATGCCGCAACCGAAATAAATGAACTAAATTGCAAATACAATACATGTCGACGTTCACTTCCAAACATGGCGAACAGTAGTTCACATTCAACAAAATGTTGCAATAATGCTAGAGACATCTTTTATACCTGTAAATCATCTTTGGATAATAttcataatcacaataattctgATCGACAAACATGTAGGCATAGTCCTTTACACGATGGTGAAGATGACCCTTTAATTCCGCTCAAACGATCTGATGAAACGCCTGAA ACAAGGCAGCGAAGACTAAGTGGTAAAAAAGTACGAGGTATACTTATGGATCTCTTACGAGGATGTGGAGATTGTCGTAGTAATACTAGCGGTGTAAGTAAAAGTGATATACACCTGAAAGAGACTCCTCGTCCTCCACAAATTAAGATTTCTCGATGCCCTTCGCCCGAACCTACAAGTTCAAATTCCACACAATGCAACAACAa atgTTGCCATGCATATGCACGACGGATTGAATCTCAACTTGAAGAATTCCGAATGGAAATGGAAAGAGTGCGATCGCGTTCAGATGCAATCCTCGATATGCTCAATATGCTTCATTCTGTGGACATGAACTAA
- the LOC143184672 gene encoding uncharacterized protein LOC143184672 isoform X1 yields MSDENGHTSEETEAEMNAGNQTNEQSKSDTSMLNNGTEQPMLEDEEMPTYISVSSPSRRDDSDMNVLKHQERIPMEEDHSRSPYPSDDQGGGSVYVLSSGEESTHPYNEEDEEEYADSEDMDEMDLENEHENIMLEDEEEDDEEDEEDVNPLRLPNDDDEDVETEYDQECFDRASDDFVLNNRLKHHHKERSLSLQDLSGSKNNIPMQHRMFQKQNCCLQNAVVYPMTEKKQSVQLKYQHVESKVKQYIKDIKEQNRKSMEKRSRDQDYVTSKNHTENENHDTDQLKSVVTNKTIKDYAKQAIKDLQREENDDDVNSMDGSTQVVENGETNKPDVKITENEFKHLRRDSEMNSYTDSQNEKHAQNYDDRLEKRNGSVTVNIHHIKYQNALDSGTRHNNIDQSLLVNGHQQTPTLLNLRTLSYEEYMHGTCKTEQVEELADQKHSNLEKGKSETCNEVEMMNTPEIENSNTSCSLKIESVKSIRIAQEESENVNFVRINAENLEVMQLKNQLNQKDAQFNTLRNAYQKTLAENIKMKQELDALKKSLAKYENENKTRDTKAASVQTETTEPTSNQKSTTSSGEINNKISTSSVASTISSIDHWTDSAASPAISVKPPDVTSILNSDDSIVLTDGTPRRVAHPLSRAFITSSRILQTLSSITQGKTKAESPLVKDSKKRLNETSTDQLLNLEYNSPIQASSSKKRKATDMLGASTFAQPFKIPHTIAELEKKNHSGIIEADFNFSGEHISLNLEQPQNASIKSVDGSTSVEVKTDETKEQDDSVKCFIYREDENSKNRSFLIQAEESSKDKSDNEKNRIQECGPYLLGNLEVRMSEINGTISVWGKEISEEPTSDNEDDMEVSIESTEKRTCHCWQKTPQTRFNGSSLVCSTNKKQKIPLRLNRSNVSQCYHSSSLHAIKSPLLLNDINDKNTLSTNTCVPSCENCSSVKHNKDWSICKNQSSKSQEKLHSCCIHHTESIDKEYNCSSHHEQQKCDYSPNLIRDKLHSKGIRRSSGRNSLISDSNKHLHESITNAATEINELNCKYNTCRRSLPNMANSSSHSTKCCNNARDIFYTCKSSLDNIHNHNNSDRQTCRHSPLHDGEDDPLIPLKRSDETPETRQRRLSGKKVRGILMDLLRGCGDCRSNTSGVSKSDIHLKETPRPPQIKISRCPSPEPTSSNSTQCNNKCCHAYARRIESQLEEFRMEMERVRSRSDAILDMLNMLHSVDMN; encoded by the exons ATGTCGGACGAAAATGGACACACGTCGGAGGAAACCGAAGCAGAAATGAATGCGGGAAATCAAACGAATGAACAATCGAAAAGTGATACAAgcatgttaaacaatggaacagaaCAACCTATGTTGGAGGACGAAGAAATGCCGACCTATATCAGTGTCTCAAGCCCTTCAAGGCGCGATGATTCAGACATGAATGTTTTAAAACATCAAGAAAGGATACCTATGGAGGAAGATCACAGTAGAAGTCCTTATCCTAGTGATGATCAAGGGGGAGGTAGTGTATATGTATTATCTTCAGGGGAGGAAAGTACACATCCTTACAATGAGGAAGATGAAGAAGAATACGCAGATAGCGAAG ATATGGATGAAATGGACCTTGAAAATGAACATGAAAATATAATGTTGGAAGATGAGGAAGAGGATGATGAAGAGGATGAGGAGGATGTAAATCCTTTAAGATTGCCTAATGATGACGACGAGGATGTTGAAACTGAGTATGATCAAGAATGTTTTGATAGGGCATCTGATGATTTTGTCTTGAATAATAGATTGAAACATCATCATAAAGAAAGAAGTTTGTCATTACAAGATTTAAGTGGTTCTAAGAACAATATCCCGATGCAACACAGGATGTTTCAGAA ACAGAACTGTTGTCTACAAAATGCTGTAGTGTATCCTATGACAGAAAAAAAACAATCTGTGCAGCTTAAGTATCAACATGTGGAAAGTAAAGTAAaacaatacattaaagatataaAAGAACAGAATAGGAAATCCATGGAAAAACGTAGCAGAGATCAGGATTATGTAACAAGCAAAAATCACACAGAAAATGAAa aCCATGATACTGACCAGTTAAAATCAGTGGTAACTAACAAAACTATTAAGGATTATGCAAAACAAGCTATTAAGGACTTGCAGCGTGAAGAAAATGATGATGATGTTAATTCAATGGATGGTTCAACACAGGTTGTAGAAAATGGTGAAACTAACAAACCTGATGTTAAAATAACAGAAAATGAGTTCAAACATCTTCGAAGGGACAGTGAAATGAATTCATACACTGATAGTCAGAATGAGAAACATGCGCAAAATTATGATGATAGATTAGAAAAACGAAACGGTTCTGTAACTGTTAATATACACCATATTAAATATCAAAATGCTTTGGACAGCGGTACAAGACATAATAACATAGATCAATCTTTGCTAGTTAACGGTCATCAGCAGACACCAACTCTCTTGAATCTACGTACGTTAAGTTACGAGGAATATATGCATGGGACATGCAAAACTGAACAAGTGGAAGAATTAGCTGATCAGAAACACAGTAATCTAGAAAAAGGTAAATCTGAAACATGTAATGAGGTTGAAATGATGAATACACCAGAAATTGAGAATAGTAATACAAGCTGCTCACTAAAAATTGAAAGTGTTAAAAGTATTCGAATAGCACAGGAAGAATCAGAGAATGTTAACTTTGTAAGAATAAATGCAGAAAATCTTGAAGTGATGCAGCTTAAAAATCAACTTAATCAAAAAGATGCTCAGTTTAATACTTTACGAAATGCCTATCAAAAAACATTGGCGGAaaacataaaaatgaaacaagaaTTGGATGCTTTAAAAAAATCTTTAGCAaaatatgaaaatgaaaataaaacgcGCGATACGAAAGCTGCCTCTGTACAAACTGAAACTACAGAACCTACATCCAATCAAAAATCAACTACAAGCTCAGGAgagataaataataaaatatctacTAGTAGTGTTGCATCAACAATAAGTTCTATTGATCATTGGACAGATAGTGCTGCTAGCCCAGCTATATCTGTGAAACCACCAGATgtgacgtcaattctcaattctgatgaTAGCATAGTACTCACGGATGGCACTCCAAGAAGGGTTGCACATCCATTATCTCGAGCATTTATTACCTCGTCTCGAATCTTGCAAACACTTTCCAGCATAACACAAGGTAAAACAAAAGCAGAAAGTCCATTAGTAAAAGATTCGAAAAAACGATTAAACGAAACTTCAACCGACCAATTACTAAATTTAGAATACAATTCTCCGATTCAAGCTTCGAGTTCCAAAAAACGAAAAGCAACAGACATGCTTGGTGCTTCTACTTTTGCGCAACCTTTTAAAATACCTCATACAATTGCAGAATTGGAAAAGAAAAATCACAGTGGCATAATAGAGGCAGACTTTAACTTTTCGGGAGAACATATAAGTTTAAATCTAGAACAACCGCAAAATGCTTCTATTAAAAGTGTCGATGGTTCTACATCTGTGGAAGTTAAAACAGATGAAACTAAGGAACAAGATGATAGTGTAAAATGCTTCATATACAGGGAAGATGAAAATAGCAAAAACAGAAGCTTCCTAATCCAAGCAGAAGAATCATCAAAGGATAAATCAGATAATGAGAAGAATCGTATACAAGAATGTGGTCCATATTTACTAGGTAATCTTGAAGTTAGAATGTCTGAAATAAATGGCACCATTAGCGTTTGGGGAAAAGAAATAAGTGAAGAACCTACCAGTGATAACGAAGATGATATGGAAGTATCTATAGAATCGACTGAAAAAAGAACGTGTCATTGCTGGCAAAAGACACCACAAACTAGATTTAATGGTAGCTCACTTGTGTGTTCaactaataaaaaacaaaagatTCCATTAAGACTAAATAGGTCTAATGTTTCTCAATGTTATCATTCTTCATCATTACACGCAATAAAATCACCTTTGTTATTGAACGATATAAATGATAAAAATACTTTGAGTACTAATACTTGTGTTCCTTCTTGTGAAAATTGCAGTTCGGTAAAACATAATAAAGACTGGTCGATATgtaaaaatcaatcttcaaaatcCCAAGAAAAATTACATTCCTGTTGCATACACCACACAGAATCCATAGATAAAGAGTATAACTGTAGCTCACATCATGAACAACAAAAATGTGATTATAGTCCTAATCTTATTAGAGATAAGCTTCACAGTAAAGGAATTCGAAGGAGTTCGGGGAGAAACTCATTAATATCTGATTCAAATAAACATTTACATGAAAGTATTACGAATGCCGCAACCGAAATAAATGAACTAAATTGCAAATACAATACATGTCGACGTTCACTTCCAAACATGGCGAACAGTAGTTCACATTCAACAAAATGTTGCAATAATGCTAGAGACATCTTTTATACCTGTAAATCATCTTTGGATAATAttcataatcacaataattctgATCGACAAACATGTAGGCATAGTCCTTTACACGATGGTGAAGATGACCCTTTAATTCCGCTCAAACGATCTGATGAAACGCCTGAA ACAAGGCAGCGAAGACTAAGTGGTAAAAAAGTACGAGGTATACTTATGGATCTCTTACGAGGATGTGGAGATTGTCGTAGTAATACTAGCGGTGTAAGTAAAAGTGATATACACCTGAAAGAGACTCCTCGTCCTCCACAAATTAAGATTTCTCGATGCCCTTCGCCCGAACCTACAAGTTCAAATTCCACACAATGCAACAACAa atgTTGCCATGCATATGCACGACGGATTGAATCTCAACTTGAAGAATTCCGAATGGAAATGGAAAGAGTGCGATCGCGTTCAGATGCAATCCTCGATATGCTCAATATGCTTCATTCTGTGGACATGAACTAA
- the LOC143184672 gene encoding uncharacterized protein LOC143184672 isoform X3 — MSDENGHTSEETEAEMNAGNQTNEQSKSDTSMLNNGTEQPMLEDEEMPTYISVSSPSRRDDSDMNVLKHQERIPMEEDHSRSPYPSDDQGGGSVYVLSSGEESTHPYNEEDEEEYADSEDMDEMDLENEHENIMLEDEEEDDEEDEEDVNPLRLPNDDDEDVETEQNCCLQNAVVYPMTEKKQSVQLKYQHVESKVKQYIKDIKEQNRKSMEKRSRDQDYVTSKNHTENENHDTDQLKSVVTNKTIKDYAKQAIKDLQREENDDDVNSMDGSTQVVENGETNKPDVKITENEFKHLRRDSEMNSYTDSQNEKHAQNYDDRLEKRNGSVTVNIHHIKYQNALDSGTRHNNIDQSLLVNGHQQTPTLLNLRTLSYEEYMHGTCKTEQVEELADQKHSNLEKGKSETCNEVEMMNTPEIENSNTSCSLKIESVKSIRIAQEESENVNFVRINAENLEVMQLKNQLNQKDAQFNTLRNAYQKTLAENIKMKQELDALKKSLAKYENENKTRDTKAASVQTETTEPTSNQKSTTSSGEINNKISTSSVASTISSIDHWTDSAASPAISVKPPDVTSILNSDDSIVLTDGTPRRVAHPLSRAFITSSRILQTLSSITQGKTKAESPLVKDSKKRLNETSTDQLLNLEYNSPIQASSSKKRKATDMLGASTFAQPFKIPHTIAELEKKNHSGIIEADFNFSGEHISLNLEQPQNASIKSVDGSTSVEVKTDETKEQDDSVKCFIYREDENSKNRSFLIQAEESSKDKSDNEKNRIQECGPYLLGNLEVRMSEINGTISVWGKEISEEPTSDNEDDMEVSIESTEKRTCHCWQKTPQTRFNGSSLVCSTNKKQKIPLRLNRSNVSQCYHSSSLHAIKSPLLLNDINDKNTLSTNTCVPSCENCSSVKHNKDWSICKNQSSKSQEKLHSCCIHHTESIDKEYNCSSHHEQQKCDYSPNLIRDKLHSKGIRRSSGRNSLISDSNKHLHESITNAATEINELNCKYNTCRRSLPNMANSSSHSTKCCNNARDIFYTCKSSLDNIHNHNNSDRQTCRHSPLHDGEDDPLIPLKRSDETPETRQRRLSGKKVRGILMDLLRGCGDCRSNTSGVSKSDIHLKETPRPPQIKISRCPSPEPTSSNSTQCNNKCCHAYARRIESQLEEFRMEMERVRSRSDAILDMLNMLHSVDMN; from the exons ATGTCGGACGAAAATGGACACACGTCGGAGGAAACCGAAGCAGAAATGAATGCGGGAAATCAAACGAATGAACAATCGAAAAGTGATACAAgcatgttaaacaatggaacagaaCAACCTATGTTGGAGGACGAAGAAATGCCGACCTATATCAGTGTCTCAAGCCCTTCAAGGCGCGATGATTCAGACATGAATGTTTTAAAACATCAAGAAAGGATACCTATGGAGGAAGATCACAGTAGAAGTCCTTATCCTAGTGATGATCAAGGGGGAGGTAGTGTATATGTATTATCTTCAGGGGAGGAAAGTACACATCCTTACAATGAGGAAGATGAAGAAGAATACGCAGATAGCGAAG ATATGGATGAAATGGACCTTGAAAATGAACATGAAAATATAATGTTGGAAGATGAGGAAGAGGATGATGAAGAGGATGAGGAGGATGTAAATCCTTTAAGATTGCCTAATGATGACGACGAGGATGTTGAAACTGA ACAGAACTGTTGTCTACAAAATGCTGTAGTGTATCCTATGACAGAAAAAAAACAATCTGTGCAGCTTAAGTATCAACATGTGGAAAGTAAAGTAAaacaatacattaaagatataaAAGAACAGAATAGGAAATCCATGGAAAAACGTAGCAGAGATCAGGATTATGTAACAAGCAAAAATCACACAGAAAATGAAa aCCATGATACTGACCAGTTAAAATCAGTGGTAACTAACAAAACTATTAAGGATTATGCAAAACAAGCTATTAAGGACTTGCAGCGTGAAGAAAATGATGATGATGTTAATTCAATGGATGGTTCAACACAGGTTGTAGAAAATGGTGAAACTAACAAACCTGATGTTAAAATAACAGAAAATGAGTTCAAACATCTTCGAAGGGACAGTGAAATGAATTCATACACTGATAGTCAGAATGAGAAACATGCGCAAAATTATGATGATAGATTAGAAAAACGAAACGGTTCTGTAACTGTTAATATACACCATATTAAATATCAAAATGCTTTGGACAGCGGTACAAGACATAATAACATAGATCAATCTTTGCTAGTTAACGGTCATCAGCAGACACCAACTCTCTTGAATCTACGTACGTTAAGTTACGAGGAATATATGCATGGGACATGCAAAACTGAACAAGTGGAAGAATTAGCTGATCAGAAACACAGTAATCTAGAAAAAGGTAAATCTGAAACATGTAATGAGGTTGAAATGATGAATACACCAGAAATTGAGAATAGTAATACAAGCTGCTCACTAAAAATTGAAAGTGTTAAAAGTATTCGAATAGCACAGGAAGAATCAGAGAATGTTAACTTTGTAAGAATAAATGCAGAAAATCTTGAAGTGATGCAGCTTAAAAATCAACTTAATCAAAAAGATGCTCAGTTTAATACTTTACGAAATGCCTATCAAAAAACATTGGCGGAaaacataaaaatgaaacaagaaTTGGATGCTTTAAAAAAATCTTTAGCAaaatatgaaaatgaaaataaaacgcGCGATACGAAAGCTGCCTCTGTACAAACTGAAACTACAGAACCTACATCCAATCAAAAATCAACTACAAGCTCAGGAgagataaataataaaatatctacTAGTAGTGTTGCATCAACAATAAGTTCTATTGATCATTGGACAGATAGTGCTGCTAGCCCAGCTATATCTGTGAAACCACCAGATgtgacgtcaattctcaattctgatgaTAGCATAGTACTCACGGATGGCACTCCAAGAAGGGTTGCACATCCATTATCTCGAGCATTTATTACCTCGTCTCGAATCTTGCAAACACTTTCCAGCATAACACAAGGTAAAACAAAAGCAGAAAGTCCATTAGTAAAAGATTCGAAAAAACGATTAAACGAAACTTCAACCGACCAATTACTAAATTTAGAATACAATTCTCCGATTCAAGCTTCGAGTTCCAAAAAACGAAAAGCAACAGACATGCTTGGTGCTTCTACTTTTGCGCAACCTTTTAAAATACCTCATACAATTGCAGAATTGGAAAAGAAAAATCACAGTGGCATAATAGAGGCAGACTTTAACTTTTCGGGAGAACATATAAGTTTAAATCTAGAACAACCGCAAAATGCTTCTATTAAAAGTGTCGATGGTTCTACATCTGTGGAAGTTAAAACAGATGAAACTAAGGAACAAGATGATAGTGTAAAATGCTTCATATACAGGGAAGATGAAAATAGCAAAAACAGAAGCTTCCTAATCCAAGCAGAAGAATCATCAAAGGATAAATCAGATAATGAGAAGAATCGTATACAAGAATGTGGTCCATATTTACTAGGTAATCTTGAAGTTAGAATGTCTGAAATAAATGGCACCATTAGCGTTTGGGGAAAAGAAATAAGTGAAGAACCTACCAGTGATAACGAAGATGATATGGAAGTATCTATAGAATCGACTGAAAAAAGAACGTGTCATTGCTGGCAAAAGACACCACAAACTAGATTTAATGGTAGCTCACTTGTGTGTTCaactaataaaaaacaaaagatTCCATTAAGACTAAATAGGTCTAATGTTTCTCAATGTTATCATTCTTCATCATTACACGCAATAAAATCACCTTTGTTATTGAACGATATAAATGATAAAAATACTTTGAGTACTAATACTTGTGTTCCTTCTTGTGAAAATTGCAGTTCGGTAAAACATAATAAAGACTGGTCGATATgtaaaaatcaatcttcaaaatcCCAAGAAAAATTACATTCCTGTTGCATACACCACACAGAATCCATAGATAAAGAGTATAACTGTAGCTCACATCATGAACAACAAAAATGTGATTATAGTCCTAATCTTATTAGAGATAAGCTTCACAGTAAAGGAATTCGAAGGAGTTCGGGGAGAAACTCATTAATATCTGATTCAAATAAACATTTACATGAAAGTATTACGAATGCCGCAACCGAAATAAATGAACTAAATTGCAAATACAATACATGTCGACGTTCACTTCCAAACATGGCGAACAGTAGTTCACATTCAACAAAATGTTGCAATAATGCTAGAGACATCTTTTATACCTGTAAATCATCTTTGGATAATAttcataatcacaataattctgATCGACAAACATGTAGGCATAGTCCTTTACACGATGGTGAAGATGACCCTTTAATTCCGCTCAAACGATCTGATGAAACGCCTGAA ACAAGGCAGCGAAGACTAAGTGGTAAAAAAGTACGAGGTATACTTATGGATCTCTTACGAGGATGTGGAGATTGTCGTAGTAATACTAGCGGTGTAAGTAAAAGTGATATACACCTGAAAGAGACTCCTCGTCCTCCACAAATTAAGATTTCTCGATGCCCTTCGCCCGAACCTACAAGTTCAAATTCCACACAATGCAACAACAa atgTTGCCATGCATATGCACGACGGATTGAATCTCAACTTGAAGAATTCCGAATGGAAATGGAAAGAGTGCGATCGCGTTCAGATGCAATCCTCGATATGCTCAATATGCTTCATTCTGTGGACATGAACTAA